In the Desulfosporosinus acidiphilus SJ4 genome, ATGATGTACGGATATCTTGGTCATTATCCTAACATTTCACCAGTAGGGGCTCCTCCCCACATCGGTCCTATCACAACCTGTCGGCCAGTCTGTTTTCCTGTTACTGGATGCGTTGGTGTAAGTATTATTTTCATCGCTGTATTAATTCTTATCGCTTTAGGAGTAATTTTTTAGATCAATTCCTTCCAGTGTTCCGAAAGAATTATTTATTCGTTTGCTAATATCAGACTTCCCCCGCTGTTTTAGGCGGGGGATTTCTAGTTTGGGCCTTTAAAATGGCGGTTGTATTTTGGGTTTAAAAAACACAGAATTAACTTCTATGGAATAATATGGTGGCATAAGGAGGAGATGGAATGGTTCAGCGGGATGAATTAAAGGGGCAATGCCCTCCGCATATTTGGTATCCGCCACACACTTGCCCTGCGAATTCACCGTTTGTCGAGTGGGGGAAGGGCGCTATCAATTCTTCAGAGACTTTCCCAAAACCTGAGCATGAGTCTGTCGGACCTTCGGAACGAGATATTGCAGTTGCTGATATTTGGCCTTTACTGCCTGCGACTATTGGGGCTGGAGCAACGATCCTATTGTTGCTTATGGCAAACCATAAGCAATGGAATAATGAGCGAGACGACGAGGATTTTGAAGGATTTCCAGAACCTCAAGATACTCCGGTCGGCTCAGCCGTGGTCGTCATATATTCGATAATCGCAACTGCGGGTGTCTCGTACTATGTGTTTAGGGTGTTAACATCTACCGATGGGCATATGCTTACGACATTTATTCCTGTGGCCTCAGCCATTTCTCTTCTATTGATTTATTTTGCTGCTGCTTATGATCTTGAATATCACATGGTTCCGGGAAGTTTTTCAGGAAAACGTTTCGGAAATGACATCGTCTCCGAATTATTTACATTTGTCTATTTTAGTGTTACAACCTTTGCTACTGCAAGCATGGGAGACTTCTCACCGATAAGTGATGCCTCAAGAATTCTAGTAACCCTTGAAGTCCTATTCTTTATATATATCTTTACCATGGGGATTGTATTTTTTGCTGATCCCTAAATTTTAAGTGTACTCATCGGTTTGATTGAAAACAGCCGCTCCCATCATGCCTTGATGCTTAATAATTTATTGCCGGATCAACGAGTAGTCTTTCGATGAAAATTGAAGCAATTCCCGGATTAAATTGAGTCCCTGAACTTCTTTGGATTTCATAGATGGCTTGTTCCTTCGTAAGAGCATTTTTGTAGGGGCGCATACTTATCATGGCATCATAGCTGTCAGCAAGAGCAATAATTCTTGAAATCTTTGGAATAGATTCTCCTTTTAATCCTTTTGGATAACCATTTCCATCCCAACGTTCATGATGAGCTAGTATATACCCCGCTAATTCTAACATTTCGTGGGATGTATTCATGATCCTATAGCCAATATCCGGGTGGCTTTTTACTTGTTCCCACTCACCTTCAGTAAGTTTTTCTGGTTTGTTAAGAATCCCTTCTTCGATGGCAATTTTTCCTATGTCATGAAGCAGACCGGCAACTCTAAGTCTGCTAATATCAATTTCGGACAACCCCATTGCTCTGCCTATTAGCTGGCATAATTCACTCACTCTTTTAGAGTGCTGTTCTTCCCTTGGGTTTTTTTCATGCAAGGTGTTAATAATCGTTTTGATTAAATTATTTGTTGTACCTTCGTTTTCAATGATTTTAACTTTATACATGAAATCCTCAGCACATTTTAGAACTTTGAGCAGATCTTCATCTGTACTTGTCTTCGTTTCCCACCCAAATGAAATGCTAACTTGTATGGAATTAACACTTAGGGATAAACATCGATGCTTTATTCTTCGGACAACGTTTTCTGCTTCTTCTTTATTAGTCTTAGGCAAAAGAATGATAAATTCATCGCCTCCCCATCGGGCAATTATATCATCCGTTCTGCAGGCACTTTGTATTGCTGCCGCAGCCTTTCGTAAAAGCTCATCCCCTTTATTATGACCAAAGGCATCATTTATGAGCTTCAGATCATTGACATCTCCCATGATGATAGAGATCGGAAGGTTTCTTTTGGTATCTAAGCGTTTAATTTCCTCTTCGTAAAACCGCCTGTTATAAAGACCTGTCAAGGCATCATGATAACTTAAATATCGATTTTCATCATCTCGTTTCTTTCGGTCAGAGATATCTCTTATGACACTGAGAAGAACTCTTTTATTGGCCAAATTAGCTCCTTGTGAGCTTACCTCAACATCAATCGGCGAACCATCCTTTCGATAATGAATCGTTTCAAAAATAATACCCTCTTTATCAGCGGCTTCCATTTGGGCAATAATCACTGAAGTATTATGAAAATGCCTCAAATCCGAAACATTTAAGGAGGAAAATTCTTCAAATGTATACCCATATACTCTTGTTGCAGCGTAATTAACTTCCAGAATATTTCCTTCCCTATCAAGAAACATCATGACATCGTTGGCTTTTTCCACAAGAATTTGATATTTTTTCAGTTCATTTTCGGCAAGTATCTTCTCAGCGATTTCTTCTTCCAATATGGCGTTCAATTCTTGAAGTTGATTGGTACGTTCTGCTACTTTAGTCTCTAATTCCTTATTCAATGTGTTAATTTCATCTTCAGCCTTTTGCCGTTTGCCAATTTCCTCTTCAAGCATGGCATTGATCTCTTCTAACTCTGCATTAAACTCTTCGAGCATTCCGTTTGTCATGACTAATTCAGATGTTCTTTTCCTTATTCCTTCTTCAAGTTCAGTATTAAGTTTTTTAATTTTTTCTTCACTTTTAATCCGACTCTTGATTTGCTGTACTAAAGAAATATTTTGTACTGCATACTTTGAGAGCAGCAGTGCATTTAAATATAGATAATTACATATAGCTTCAAATTGTTGTTTGGGCATGCGTTTGACCTTAGCTAATTTTCGGCAATAAATAGCCTGATTCATACCGATTTCATCTGCAAATTCCAGCAAATCCACAATTTTAGAATCTTCATCAAGAACTTGTCCAATCAACCAGTTGGCGATATGTATTCCATTAACAATGATACATGCTTCGCCATGCAAAAGACCGGCACTTAAACACTTTCGAATGTTAGGTCCATCTTCTTTAGGAACACCAAGGATGGAATCTGATTTTTTGCAACTTGTGAAACCCTTTTCGGTGCTCCTTATTTCATTGCATAAATCACAAAAACCACTTGGTTCAGTGATAGGAGTTCCATCGGGCTCAGTTATGATAGAAGCCACACCTGTAGCCGCAGAAAATGAATTTTGTAGTTTTTGTATTTCGCCAATATCAAAGAGCTCTTTAAATTTAGATACTTTAATTTCTGTTAATCTTTCAGACAAGAACAACTTGCCCATACATTACACCTCCCTAATCTTTTTGATGGCGAAACTCTCGTCTACTTGTAAAAAACATGTCCCATTATTTTGATTTACTTTGGAACGTTACATTGACCGTTGTCCCTAAACCATTGCTTTCAATATTCATAATTGCCTCATGACGGATAACAATTCGATTACATATCGCTAAACCCAAGCCAACCCCTATATCTTTTGTTGTAAAAAATGAAGTGCCCAGTTTGTCTCGAATTTCGTGAGGTATTCCTTTGCCGTTATCGCGAATAGATAAAACAGGGCTATCATCAATCATCTGAGTGCGAATTATTACTTTACCGCCAGATGACATGGATTCGAGCGCATTATTGGTTAATTGAGTAACCAGTAATTTAATTTCTTTAGCGTCCAAATAGATGGCTTGAGTATCTTCAAGGGAAAGTTCAATAGTTTTCCCCTGTAATTTCGCTTGTGTTTGAAGTAATGGGAACATTGATTCTATAAGTTGATTCAGATTACGAACTTGCAAATCCAAAAACTTATCACCGGCAACTAAAATCAGTCCGGTAATCACAAGTTCAGCATAATCAAGCTCTTCAAGCATTAGATTGCAGTGATGAGCAAACTGGTTTTGCTCCATCTTCTGATGAGCTGCAAGTTGAAGAAATCCATGGACGCTGGTTATTGAGTTCCTAATTTCATGAGCAAGTCCGGAGGCAACTTTTTCGATAATCTTAATAATTTCTGTCTCCGCAAACACTTGCTCTGTCCTTTTACGTTTCGTTACATCTCGGATAATGCTCAATAATAATTTTTCATGGTTATACATTAGCTGATGCGCACTTACTTCAACAGGAAACTCTTCACCATTTTTCCTGACATGCCGCGTTTCAAAGGAAATTCCTATATCAAAAGCTTCCTGCAGTTGTTGATATACAGAATCCTTGGTTTTGGGAGCTCGAAGACTGTAAATCTTCATATTGTATAGTTCCTGAAGATTATAACCATAAGCCTTTGCGGCTGCGATATTAGCTTTAATTATGTTTCCATTGGAATTAATCAAAAGGACAATATCTCTAGAATGCTTAAAAATAGATTCAAAAAAGTTCATCTTTCTGCACCTCAGAAGATTAACTTGAACTTCTAAAGCCTTACATACATTGTCACTATAGTACTTGTTCTCTTTAGACTCAAACCTGAGTATCTTAGAATTCAATTGCATTGAAATCATTCCTTTCTAAAGATTTTCAACGTACCAAAATGTGAGTAATATTATTCTTCTGTAATTATTATAAATTGAAATGCTCAACAAATTCTCAACAAAAGCCAAAAAGATAGCGAATAATCGCCATCTTTTTGGCTTTTGTTCAAAATTATGTATGTCCCTTTAAGGGTATAGTATGCCTAAATCATTTTAATGGTTCCACAACTTAGTATAATCTTTGTTTTAAATTTCTATATTTTTGAGCATAACTTTCTCTGATCAGATCGGCCCATAGCCAATCTTCACCGTTTAAATACTCTCCGGTATATAATAATTCAGCTTCCTTGCCTCTTTCTGCTAACCCCGTTCTTAGAAAAATATCATAGGCATCATCAAACTGCTGTAAGTCCCATTCGGTTTCCGGCAAATTCAGCTGATACGAATCATGAGCGTAATTGATTTTCGCCATACATCCCGACTGACTCAAAGTCTTTCTGATAGCCCAAACGGCCGTCTGGAGGCTGGCTAAAGCCTTCTCTGGCTTAAGTGTCCTCCATAAATCATCACATATTTTATATTTGTCCACCCATTTTCCATCATTTTGCAACAGATAGGCAAGAAGTTCTCTCGGTTTCGTTCGAGTCCAACGAATCGGTTTGTGCCCTACAAAAACCTCGAAATTTCCAAAACTTCGTATTTTAAGAGATACGTGGGCCAAAGACTTTCTATACTTAATTTTCTGAGAAATTTTTGTTATGGCTTTAGCTAATCTT is a window encoding:
- a CDS encoding potassium channel family protein, encoding MVQRDELKGQCPPHIWYPPHTCPANSPFVEWGKGAINSSETFPKPEHESVGPSERDIAVADIWPLLPATIGAGATILLLLMANHKQWNNERDDEDFEGFPEPQDTPVGSAVVVIYSIIATAGVSYYVFRVLTSTDGHMLTTFIPVASAISLLLIYFAAAYDLEYHMVPGSFSGKRFGNDIVSELFTFVYFSVTTFATASMGDFSPISDASRILVTLEVLFFIYIFTMGIVFFADP
- a CDS encoding PocR ligand-binding domain-containing protein codes for the protein MGKLFLSERLTEIKVSKFKELFDIGEIQKLQNSFSAATGVASIITEPDGTPITEPSGFCDLCNEIRSTEKGFTSCKKSDSILGVPKEDGPNIRKCLSAGLLHGEACIIVNGIHIANWLIGQVLDEDSKIVDLLEFADEIGMNQAIYCRKLAKVKRMPKQQFEAICNYLYLNALLLSKYAVQNISLVQQIKSRIKSEEKIKKLNTELEEGIRKRTSELVMTNGMLEEFNAELEEINAMLEEEIGKRQKAEDEINTLNKELETKVAERTNQLQELNAILEEEIAEKILAENELKKYQILVEKANDVMMFLDREGNILEVNYAATRVYGYTFEEFSSLNVSDLRHFHNTSVIIAQMEAADKEGIIFETIHYRKDGSPIDVEVSSQGANLANKRVLLSVIRDISDRKKRDDENRYLSYHDALTGLYNRRFYEEEIKRLDTKRNLPISIIMGDVNDLKLINDAFGHNKGDELLRKAAAAIQSACRTDDIIARWGGDEFIILLPKTNKEEAENVVRRIKHRCLSLSVNSIQVSISFGWETKTSTDEDLLKVLKCAEDFMYKVKIIENEGTTNNLIKTIINTLHEKNPREEQHSKRVSELCQLIGRAMGLSEIDISRLRVAGLLHDIGKIAIEEGILNKPEKLTEGEWEQVKSHPDIGYRIMNTSHEMLELAGYILAHHERWDGNGYPKGLKGESIPKISRIIALADSYDAMISMRPYKNALTKEQAIYEIQRSSGTQFNPGIASIFIERLLVDPAINY
- a CDS encoding PAS domain S-box protein, with product MNFFESIFKHSRDIVLLINSNGNIIKANIAAAKAYGYNLQELYNMKIYSLRAPKTKDSVYQQLQEAFDIGISFETRHVRKNGEEFPVEVSAHQLMYNHEKLLLSIIRDVTKRKRTEQVFAETEIIKIIEKVASGLAHEIRNSITSVHGFLQLAAHQKMEQNQFAHHCNLMLEELDYAELVITGLILVAGDKFLDLQVRNLNQLIESMFPLLQTQAKLQGKTIELSLEDTQAIYLDAKEIKLLVTQLTNNALESMSSGGKVIIRTQMIDDSPVLSIRDNGKGIPHEIRDKLGTSFFTTKDIGVGLGLAICNRIVIRHEAIMNIESNGLGTTVNVTFQSKSK
- a CDS encoding response regulator: MIRTILVDDEPVILEDLKLMIKDFKNIEVVGAYTDPQEVLQELSILRPDCAFLDIEMSDLNGIELAAKLSEKYPDIEVMFITAYNHYATQAFEVNAIEYILKPVRPERLAKAITKISQKIKYRKSLAHVSLKIRSFGNFEVFVGHKPIRWTRTKPRELLAYLLQNDGKWVDKYKICDDLWRTLKPEKALASLQTAVWAIRKTLSQSGCMAKINYAHDSYQLNLPETEWDLQQFDDAYDIFLRTGLAERGKEAELLYTGEYLNGEDWLWADLIRESYAQKYRNLKQRLY